From Bacillus rossius redtenbacheri isolate Brsri chromosome 16, Brsri_v3, whole genome shotgun sequence, a single genomic window includes:
- the LOC134540118 gene encoding ejaculatory bulb-specific protein 3-like isoform X1, with amino-acid sequence MHILGFPCFSHLWFGAMETAARAISLLCLAALAATAAPPAERKYTTRYDGVDVDAILKNERLYRSYVDCIVAQEGAKVRCTKDAIALRSRIPDALASDCAKCSERQREETRKVVAFVRKNHPEDWSALVRRFDPTGVYSEKHGDRLKHAA; translated from the exons atgcacatcttaggcttcccttgctTCTCACATCTGTGGTTCGGAGCGATGGAGACCGCCGCGCGCGCCATCTCGCTGCTGTGCCTGGCGGCGCTGGCCGCGACCGCAGCGCCTCCGGCGGAGCGCAAGTACACCACGAGGTACGACGGCGTCGACGTGGACGCCATCTTGAAGAACGAGCGGCTGTACCGCAGCTACGTGGACTGCATCGTGGCGCAGGAGGGGGCGAAGGTCCGCTGCACCAAGGACGCCATAGCCCTCCGAA GCCGGATCCCGGACGCACTGGCCAGCGACTGCGCCAAGTGCAGCGAGAGACAGCGCGAGGAGACCAGGAAGGTGGTGGCATTCGTGCGCAAGAATCACCCCGAGGACTGGAGCGCGCTGGTGCGCAGGTTCGATCCGACGGGAGTGTACTCCGAGAAGCACGGCGACCGGCTCAAGCACGCCGCCTAG
- the LOC134540118 gene encoding ejaculatory bulb-specific protein 3-like isoform X2 gives METAARAISLLCLAALAATAAPPAERKYTTRYDGVDVDAILKNERLYRSYVDCIVAQEGAKVRCTKDAIALRSRIPDALASDCAKCSERQREETRKVVAFVRKNHPEDWSALVRRFDPTGVYSEKHGDRLKHAA, from the exons ATGGAGACCGCCGCGCGCGCCATCTCGCTGCTGTGCCTGGCGGCGCTGGCCGCGACCGCAGCGCCTCCGGCGGAGCGCAAGTACACCACGAGGTACGACGGCGTCGACGTGGACGCCATCTTGAAGAACGAGCGGCTGTACCGCAGCTACGTGGACTGCATCGTGGCGCAGGAGGGGGCGAAGGTCCGCTGCACCAAGGACGCCATAGCCCTCCGAA GCCGGATCCCGGACGCACTGGCCAGCGACTGCGCCAAGTGCAGCGAGAGACAGCGCGAGGAGACCAGGAAGGTGGTGGCATTCGTGCGCAAGAATCACCCCGAGGACTGGAGCGCGCTGGTGCGCAGGTTCGATCCGACGGGAGTGTACTCCGAGAAGCACGGCGACCGGCTCAAGCACGCCGCCTAG
- the LOC134539802 gene encoding ejaculatory bulb-specific protein 3-like translates to MRLYVLALLAGLATLAHAAGQQKYTTQFDGVDLDSILNNDRLRKSYLDCLLKDGASCSPDAKTLKESIPDALVNDCAKCSPRQKEGTGTVINFVRTNKPDEWKLLTAKYDPNGVYMRRYGHRLHR, encoded by the exons ATGAGGCTGTACGTGTTAGCGCTGCTCGCGGGTCTGGCGACCCTGGCGCACGCGGCGGGCCAGCAGAAGTACACCACGCAGTTCGACGGCGTCGACCTCGACTCGATCCTCAACAACGACCGCCTGCGGAAGAGCTACCTGGACTGCCTGCTCAAGGACGGGGCCTCCTGCTCGCCCGACGCGAAGACGCTCAAAG AGTCCATCCCCGACGCGCTGGTCAACGACTGCGCCAAGTGCAGCCCGCGCCAGAAGGAGGGCACCGGCACGGTCATCAACTTCGTGCGCACCAATAAGCCCGACGAGTGGAAGCTGCTGACGGCCAAGTACGACCCCAACGGCGTCTACATGAGACGCTACGGCCACCGTCTTCACCGGTAG